In Stanieria sp. NIES-3757, the DNA window TGATAAATCTCAAGGCTATCAAAGAGCCATGTGGCTATACCAAACGGTCGACAGTGCTGATAGTGCGTTAGGTGCAGCAGCTTTAGCAAATAAAGTAGGAGATAAAATTCCTTTAGTAGGAGGATTATTAACCAAAATTACTCCTAACCCTGATAAGGCGCAATCAATTGACCTTTGCTTGAAATTAGTGGTGGAATTGGTTGCTTTTTGTCAGATTAATGGTATTCCTGGAGATAGCATTGGTGATTTTGTGGCTGCTTTAGCTGATTATGGTGGAGAATCTCTAATGCGGATGGTGGCTTTAGTATGTGTTGATGGTTTAATTCCTTTAGGTCCCGATTTTCTACTCAAAGCCCAATCCACTCTTGCCAATCTTAGTCCTCAAGAATTAAATAATAATCCTACCTTTAGCCGTGTCAAAGATCTGATTCCTGGTGGAAATACTAGAGGTCAATTAGATTTTATTGGTAATAGCTTTAATTCTGTAAAAGGATGGATGAGCAATCTGGTTACTGAAAAAAACTTAACTCCAGAAAAAGTTTTCAGTAAACTTCAAAATTTTCTTGAATTTTCAGACAATAAACTTGATTATGTGGCTGCCTTTTTAGACATGAGTACTAATTACTATGAGCATACTGGGACTCAAACGTTAGCACGACGCTTGATTGAACGTGCTGTGGCGGAAATTTAAATCTTGCATCGGGTATTGTTTACGCATTACTAGACAATTACCGCGATCGGGGAGGTTAAGATATTGCAAATCATCCGTAAGTTTTTTCATAAACTGAAGTCCTCTACCTCCCTCTTTTTCCAAAGAGTTAAGCTCATTTTCTAGACTGTCTTTTAATTTAGCTTTCAAATCAAATGGTTGACCGCGGTCCCAAATCCGCATTTCTAGGAAATTAGGAAACAATTTTACTTCTAAATCGATCGGTGTATTTTTAGGAAGATTGTGATGGGCATGACGGACGGCATTAGTAAAAGCTTCAACTAAGGCGACTTCACATTGCCAGCCAGTTTTTTGTGGTAAGGCAGGAAAAATCAGTCCTTCAAACCACGGTAAAATCTCTTTAAGTTCTTCTAACTCGGTTTTGACCTGAAGGTGAAACTGTCGAATTACTCGTTCTCTTGTCATTCAACTAAAAAATTAAATTAGGCTAGAGAGGTTTATTCTTTATTTCTACTCATCCCCCCACACTAACTATATTTTCTCTAAATCAAGTCAAAAATGCTACTACTAAAATATTAAATATAATAAAGCTCATCACTGATAGTTCAGCATGAGCCAATTTTTTAAACCGCACCACTATTTTTATCAAAGAGAATACTAACTGTTCTAAGTATCAGTTGCAGATCGTATTTTAAACTCCAATTTTCTTGGTAACGCAAGTCAAGTTTAATCACATCTTCAAAATCTCGTACTTTCGATCTACCGTTAACTTGCCATTCTCCAGTCATACCAGGCCTAACATTTAAACGTTGCCACTCTGGTACTTGATAGGTTTCTACTTCATCAGGAGTGGGTGGACGAGTACCAACCAAACTCATATCTCCTTTCAAAACATTCCAGAATTGAGGAAATTCATCTAAACTCGTACGACGTAAAAATCTACCAACTTTGGTAATCCGAGGATCGTTATCATTTTTAAAAAAAGCACCGCTAGCTTGATTTTTAATTTTAGCCTTCAGCTCTTCAGCATCAACACACATAGAACGAAATTTCCAGATGGTAAATTGTTTACCTAGCCAACCACAACGGGTTTGCTGGAAAAAAATGGGTCCTGAACTATCAAGCTTGATCGCGATCGCGATTGGGATAATAATAATACCAGTAATAATCAAACCAACTAAAGCACCAATAATATCGATCGCTCTTTTGATCCAAGATTTAATCGAAGGATGTGTGGCTGGTTGTTGGCGTTGTGACCATTTTTCGGAAGCTTGAATATTAAGAATTTCTGACAATCCTGTAATTGAAAGAACGGCCATGACAGGTGGTTGAACCTGATTTAAAATTAACTCTTGTTGTTTTTCTTTTGCTGTTTTAAAAATACTAACTAAGGCACCTACTCCACTACTATCAATAAATTTCGTTTCACTAAAATCAAGAATAATTTTTTGAGTAGTAAGATTTTGTTGTAATAGTTCCAGGCAAGTTTGTTTAAACGCCACTGCTTCTAAAACAGTTAAACGTTCTGGTAATTGAACTATCGGCTCGTTTTGTAAGTAGGTGATTGAAAAATCTAATTCTGGAGTTTGATGAGTCATCTATCTTTAAAGCTATCGATCAAGATCGGGATTGTTTATGACATCTATAAATCTTATTGTCCTAATTATCTCGTAATAATTTAACTAACATTAGGGTAGATTGATAGAGACTTGTTGTGAAACAATCCAAACCCCGAAGTAGTTAAAAAATGGTCAGTTAAAGACGAGTCTCTCCTCTGCCAATTGGTTCTTCTGGAGACTTCATGCGGGCTTTTGCTTTGTTAGCACTACGTTTAAGAGCTTGTAAACGTTCTTCGTATTTTTTGCGTTGACGACGATTAGGGGTTTGTTCAATCATCGTTTTTAAAGCACTACCCAAACTTTTATAAGCATTAGGCAGCGTATAACCAAAACGAGTAGCAATAGCGATCGCTTTATCATCGGCTTCAATCGCATCTTTAATCGTTTTTTCACTGTTATTTTTTTGCCAGAGACGATATCCGGAAACTCCGCACAAGGCTAATGCAAGGAGTAGCAACAAGCCATCTTGTACCCAAAGTTCTCCTACCGCACCACCTAGACCAATCGCTAGGGCTGCCATTTCCCATCCTTCTCTAGGGATAGTATCGCCTTGAATTCGTGCCACTTCATGCCAGAATAACAAGTTTCTTTGGTCAATCGCCAGATTTTCCCATTTAGTTAAATCGATTTGAATTTCAATTTCATCTTTGCCAATCTCTTCGCAGCGAATTAAAGGAGGATTGACTTCAGTAGTTCCTTCGACAATTACCCAACTTTGTAATTCTGGTGGTAAGAGGGTTTTTAATCTTCTTAATTCATTGATTTCGGCTCTAGCAGAAGAGGTTGCATAACTCATATTATCTACCGCAAGATTAATCTTAAATATTTTCCTATTTGGCTGTTCTTATCATATCTAAATTTAACTGTTTCCTTAATGCTTGGGTTATGGTTAATGACCAGATAAACTTAATAAAGATTTATATAGACAAAAAGTATGACCAGATTAAGACAAAAAGATTTAACTGGGGAACGCCAGTCAGCACAGGCACTCAAGTTAAACTTGGGTGTACCGCTGACTTCTTTCGGATTGTTTAGTCTTGGTTTAATTACCAGTCTTGGGTTGGCTACCATAATTGATTCTGGTGCGGTTGTTGCCCAAGCAACACCAAGTATTAATCAGGTCAAGGGTCTATCTCAGCTTAATTTGATTCAAGCGATTGTTTTAGGATTTGTCCAAGGAATGACGGAGTTTATTCCCATTAGTAGTACGGCACATCTTAAAGCCATTCCCGTGTTTTTGGGTTGGGGAGATCCAGGAGTTAGTTTTACTGCTGTAATTCAATTAGGCAGTATTATCGCAGTATTGTGGTATTTTTGGTCAGATTTAAGCAAAATTGCCGTGGGAATGTTTAAAGCAATTCGTTCCTCTAATTATCAGTCTCAAGATTTTTGGTTAGCGATGGGAATTATGATCGGAACTATTCCGATTGTGTTGTGCGGATTGTTAATTAAAGCTTTGATTCCTGATTTTGACAATTCTCCCCTCAGAAGTATGACTGCGATCGCTATTGCCTCGATAGTGATGGCTTTGTTGTTGGCTTTATCCGAAAAAGTTGGAACGCAGCGACGTAATTTTGAGAAATTAACCGCTAAAGATGGCATTTTAATGGGTTGCGCTCAAGCTTTGGCGTTAATTCCTGGTGTCTCTCGCTCTGGTTCAACCATAACTGCTGGTTTGTTTATTAATTTAGAACGAGCAACAGCAGCTAGATTTTCTTTTTTATTAGGACTCCCAGCAATTACCTTAGCAGGATTAGTAGAATTAAAAGATGCTTTAGATCGAGGTTTAGGTGATTCGGGATTTGTTCCTTTGCTAGCAGGGGTCATTTCTTCAGCCCTATTTTCTTATCTAGCGATCGCGTGGTTAATTAAATTCTTACAAAAAAGAAGTACTTGGATCTTTGTTTGGTACAGATTAGCCTTTGGCGTATTTATTTTAGGAGCGATCGCGCTTGGATGGTTGTCTAGTTATTAAGAATAGTTTATGAGTCAAGCTTCGATACAACCAGCTAAAATTACCAGAGTATTGCCAGATTCAATCGCAGCAGAAATTGGCTTTGAAGTTGGAGATGCGATCGTTACTATCAATGGTACCTATCCTCGTGATTTAATTGATTACCAATTTTTATGTGCCGATGAATATCTAGAATTGGAGGTACTTGATTCACGAGGAAAAACTCATCAAATTGAAATTGAAAAAGACTATGACGAGGATTTGGGACTCGAATTTAACACTGCCTTATTCGATAGTTTAATTCAGTGTAATAATCGCTGTCCTTTTTGTTTTATCGATCAACAACCTCCAGGAAAAAGAAACAGTCTTTATCTTAAAGATGATGATTATCGTCTCAGCTTTCTTTATGGAAGCTATTTAACTTTAACCAACTTAACAGAGAGAGAATGGCACAGAATCGAACAGATGCGCCTATCTCCTTTATATGTCTCGGTTCACGCTACTGAACCAGAAGTGCGAATTCGTCTCCTTAAAAATCCTCGCGCTGGACAAATTATGTCTCAGTTACAATGGTTTCAGGAGCGAAGGTTACAAATTCATGCTCAAGTCGTAGTTTGTCCTGGTATAAATGATGGCAAACATCTAGAAAGAACCCTATTAGATTTAGCTTCTTTCCATCAGGAAGAAATCCCCGCAGTTGCTTCAGTAGCAGTTGTCCCCGTCGGATTGACTCGTTTTCGTCCCCAAGCAGACGAATTAATTCCAGTCAGTAGAGAAAAAGCGAAAGAAGTAATCGCGCAAGTACAACAATTACAAACTCAATTTAGACAGCAGTTTGGCAGTAATTTCGCCTGGTTAGCAGACGAATGGTTTTTAATCGCCAGAGAAGAATTACCATTCGAGTCAGATTATGAAGATTATCCCCAAATTGGTAATGGAGTAGGTTCGATTCGTTTGTTTATTAAAGATTTTCAAAAAATTGCCAGTCAGATGTTACCATCCAGCATTGCTCAACCTCGTCATCTAAGTTGGGTAGTAGGCAATGCGGTGGAATTAGCTTTTGAACCATTAGTACAACAATTAAATTCAGTTACAGGATTAGTAGTCAATTTATTTCCCCTGCGAAGCGAATACTGGGGACAAGCAATTACAGTCACTGGTTTATTGACTGGACAAGATTTAATCACAGGATTAGCGGGAAAAGATTTAGGAGAAGGAATTTTATTACCTTCTTTAATGTTGAAGCACGATGATACTAGGTTTCTTGACGATCTAACTGTAGCAGAAGTGAGTCAAAAATTAGGAGTAGAAATATTTCCTGTTACTGGTGTAGAAGAATTGCTTGAAAAGTGTATCTTATAGCAAGTTTAAATTATTGAAGAACACAATAAAACTGGGTCAAGAAGAAAAACAGCTAAACCTCTATTAATCTTATGAGAAACAGCTTAATCTTAAACTTTCTTCTTCCTCTTTGCGCTTTGGCGAAAGATTTTCAAAATACTTATAGTCTAAGAAAACATTAACTTACGCATTACCAAAGCGATCAAACTAACAGCACAAACTACGGCGATTTGTCCAGGTAAAGGATAAATTGAGTAAGTTAAAATACCTTGCCATAAAGATTGATTGCCATCTAGATTAGTCAGCAAGTGGAGTACAGTCAAATAAGTAATACCAGTCAAATGAATAACCATAAAACCGATTAAACAACTCAAAGCTAGAGAATTGAGACGAGCTAAACTTTGATAAGCATAAAAACCACACAGCCACGCACCAAAAACAAATCCCAAAATATAACCAAAAGTTGGCTGTTGCAAATATTCCCAACCTCCACCCCGCTCAAAAATAGGTAACCAAGTTAAGCCCAAAATTACATAAACTACTTGGGATAGCAAAGCAGCATTTTTTCCTCCCAAACAGCCTGTTAATAAAACTGCTCCAATTTGATAGCTGACACCAAGGGTTTGTATTTTAATTCCCCCTCCCCATGACCAAGGGGCATTAATGGTATAAGCTTGAACAAAAGTACCACCGATAGTTAAAATTAAGCCAATCGTTGCCCAAAGAATTATTTCTGGCGGAGAAGGTGTATGAGCTTGATTTGGTCTATCCAATTCTAAATCAAGTCGATTGTGTAACCATTGATTTTCCACTTGTAAATCTTCAACAGTTTTTTGTTTTTGCTGAACCAATTTCTGTAAATGTTCGAGCAAAAATTTGACACTAGGGGGAGTAACATCCCATTCATAATCAGTAATGTCTGGATTGGGTTTGGCGAGTTGTTTAAGATCTGACATAAACTAAATTGGTTTAGAGCACTTCCCAATATACTCGCTCAATTTAAGTAATCCCAGTTATTAGTTAACTAAATTTTGGAAAAAACTAAATTACACCAACTTAAGTTAGTTATAGCTGTTAGTTGAAGCTTATTTGAGGGAACTCTAACTATATAACTACTTATTAATTATCAAGCAGCTTTAATTAACCTTGCTCTCGTGTTAGGTGTGATACTTTATGGCTTTTGCTATCAAACATGGACTTTTTAAATTTAAGATTACAGACTATCATGCTATTCTGGGAATTCCTTTAGACGCAGATGCTAAACAAGTTAGGCTTCGATATTTAAAAATTGCTCAAACGATACATCCAGATATTTTTAAAGGAAATTTAGAGCAAAAAAAACTAGCTAATCAACTGTTATCAAAGTTGGTTAATCCAGCTTATGAAGCTCTATCCAGAAAAAATGCCTATATTGAACATCAATTAGTTTTAGTTCAAGTGGGAAAACAAATTGTCGAACAGAATAAGCAAATTAACCCTGTTAGTCAATTAGCTCAAGAATTACTGAATAATAGT includes these proteins:
- a CDS encoding FeS-containing oxidoreductase, with translation MSQASIQPAKITRVLPDSIAAEIGFEVGDAIVTINGTYPRDLIDYQFLCADEYLELEVLDSRGKTHQIEIEKDYDEDLGLEFNTALFDSLIQCNNRCPFCFIDQQPPGKRNSLYLKDDDYRLSFLYGSYLTLTNLTEREWHRIEQMRLSPLYVSVHATEPEVRIRLLKNPRAGQIMSQLQWFQERRLQIHAQVVVCPGINDGKHLERTLLDLASFHQEEIPAVASVAVVPVGLTRFRPQADELIPVSREKAKEVIAQVQQLQTQFRQQFGSNFAWLADEWFLIAREELPFESDYEDYPQIGNGVGSIRLFIKDFQKIASQMLPSSIAQPRHLSWVVGNAVELAFEPLVQQLNSVTGLVVNLFPLRSEYWGQAITVTGLLTGQDLITGLAGKDLGEGILLPSLMLKHDDTRFLDDLTVAEVSQKLGVEIFPVTGVEELLEKCIL
- a CDS encoding putative anti-sigma regulatory factor, serine/threonine protein kinase; translated protein: MTRERVIRQFHLQVKTELEELKEILPWFEGLIFPALPQKTGWQCEVALVEAFTNAVRHAHHNLPKNTPIDLEVKLFPNFLEMRIWDRGQPFDLKAKLKDSLENELNSLEKEGGRGLQFMKKLTDDLQYLNLPDRGNCLVMRKQYPMQDLNFRHSTFNQASC
- a CDS encoding BioY protein, encoding MSDLKQLAKPNPDITDYEWDVTPPSVKFLLEHLQKLVQQKQKTVEDLQVENQWLHNRLDLELDRPNQAHTPSPPEIILWATIGLILTIGGTFVQAYTINAPWSWGGGIKIQTLGVSYQIGAVLLTGCLGGKNAALLSQVVYVILGLTWLPIFERGGGWEYLQQPTFGYILGFVFGAWLCGFYAYQSLARLNSLALSCLIGFMVIHLTGITYLTVLHLLTNLDGNQSLWQGILTYSIYPLPGQIAVVCAVSLIALVMRKLMFS
- a CDS encoding undecaprenol kinase codes for the protein MTRLRQKDLTGERQSAQALKLNLGVPLTSFGLFSLGLITSLGLATIIDSGAVVAQATPSINQVKGLSQLNLIQAIVLGFVQGMTEFIPISSTAHLKAIPVFLGWGDPGVSFTAVIQLGSIIAVLWYFWSDLSKIAVGMFKAIRSSNYQSQDFWLAMGIMIGTIPIVLCGLLIKALIPDFDNSPLRSMTAIAIASIVMALLLALSEKVGTQRRNFEKLTAKDGILMGCAQALALIPGVSRSGSTITAGLFINLERATAARFSFLLGLPAITLAGLVELKDALDRGLGDSGFVPLLAGVISSALFSYLAIAWLIKFLQKRSTWIFVWYRLAFGVFILGAIALGWLSSY
- a CDS encoding anti-sigma-factor antagonist and sugar transferase gives rise to the protein MTHQTPELDFSITYLQNEPIVQLPERLTVLEAVAFKQTCLELLQQNLTTQKIILDFSETKFIDSSGVGALVSIFKTAKEKQQELILNQVQPPVMAVLSITGLSEILNIQASEKWSQRQQPATHPSIKSWIKRAIDIIGALVGLIITGIIIIPIAIAIKLDSSGPIFFQQTRCGWLGKQFTIWKFRSMCVDAEELKAKIKNQASGAFFKNDNDPRITKVGRFLRRTSLDEFPQFWNVLKGDMSLVGTRPPTPDEVETYQVPEWQRLNVRPGMTGEWQVNGRSKVRDFEDVIKLDLRYQENWSLKYDLQLILRTVSILFDKNSGAV